CGTAGTTTTGGCGCAAACCCTATAATTTATGAACTTGATGAACTTCCAAATGGGATGGAAATGGAGAAAGCATTGGTTGAATTAGGGTGTAAGCCCAGTGTGCCAGCAGTGTTCATTGGGAAAGAATTAGTTGGTGGTTCTAATGAGATAATGAGCCTTAATTTGAGGGGCAATAAGCTCAAGCAATTGCTTATAAGGGCTAATGCAATTTGGGTATAAAACTATATGTTCCTTCTCTTCTATATGTGAGTTTAGAAAAATTGATAGCTAGCCAGTTATTGAATATTTAATCTACTGATAGTTGTTGCTCCTCTTTTCTAccatttaatttatattttctgTATTTGTAAACTGATCTTAagtagtaataatattaattatcatCTCTATGTTTCACTTACTATATTTTTGCTTATACTGTCTAATGATCTAACTTCTAAGAGTGTAAACTTTGAAAAGGTTTCTCCAGAAGACTAGTCTATTTTGATTGggttattttaagtgtttttaagcaaaaataattttgaccaCTTTTGTAGTGTTTGAGTataataaaaagtatttttaaccacttgaaaaagataaaagtaAGCCAAGTTATAAGCCCATCCAAAAAGGCCACATTTGTTTTTCATACATTAGGTATCCGAAACTCACTCAAAATGTCTAGTTAAACGTGAAATTTTTATTCATCCAACTGTACCCGCAATATTCCGTTCTCTCAACAAGCAACTCATTTCACGAGACCATGTGTCATATTGTTATCATTACCTAAAACCGGATATAATGGCACTCATCTTAACCCATCGAGATgagtcagcctaaaacccaatgAAAAATAATGCGGAATTAATTAAGATAATAAAAGGCATAACTTAAGCAAAACGGACAAATATAATCAAAATCTCTCAAGGTTGGTTGTCACGTGAACAAACCGCTAATTTATTACAAAGAttcaaaaagaaatacagtCTCAAATGTCCTTATTTCAAAAACAGGACTAATGCATAGAAAGAGTAAGACGTGTCCGCCGGATGGATGCAACATCTACCTCAACTACTCCagatgatagcctcagataTAGTAGGAAGAAAGAATCACACAGGTCCTGACTCACagcctacacaagtgtagaagcaaggagtgagtaccaaacaacacggtactcagcaagcgGACTACTAAACACTAAGCAAAGCTAAATAGAATATAAGTAGTCCTGTCATTCCATTTGAACCTCCTCAATTATAACCTGCACAAAAATCATCCCAACCTAGTAGTTCATATATCATGTAGCACACAGTTCACGAATAGCTCATCAATAACGTCACCACTTGAATCATATCAATGTAAAGTATATCAATCACAGGAACACCACGGGacaaacacaaattcacaaatgaCCAATGatgtgcaatgcaatgcaataagatGTTAAATAAGATGACACATGTCTATCCTGACGATACATATCCGCCAAATCTCAATCCAAAACTCATGGGGTGACATTTCTATCCATGTAACTTTCCAGAGAGTGTGTGGCCTATCCCTTGTATAGTACCTACCATGGAACGTGTGGACCGACTCCTCTTTCTCATAATATCTACCATTGAGTGTGTGGTTCATTCCTTATTTCTCACCATTTCCACAGAGCGTCTCAACCTAGTTGTGTCACAAAATCAATGCATACATGCACATTTACACAACAAATGGAAATATGATGATGTCCATAGCAATACACTATTCATATCAAGATATTCACAGCACGTTCCTCAAGTGAGATAATATCACAAATCATATCAAACACATCcatgaaatccatcaatttgCCTTTTTATTACCCCTTTCTTCATTATTAATTAAGATCAATCAAGTGAGCAAGTAATCCGAACCAATTCCCATTACTCTCCAACACACATAATAAGAAGTATAAGATTCTACAAGCTTTAACGAAGGTTtaaaagttcacttgcctcaattcAAGCACAAACTACTCTAAAACTTGGGCCTTTCCCTTCCGTCGAGTATCCGAATTGgcaaaatctattcaaatgtGAATTTTCAATAATAATACGAACACAATGACACCCAAATCATTAATTTTAGAAATCGAGCCGAAATCGATCCAAAAACCCAATTTCAGAAATGAAAGGGTAAATCTGGAAAATTTCATatgaaaatgttcctcaaagtatttgaaacctATTAGTAAAAACCATTTCGAAAACAGGATAGTAATCAGTTCATAATCCCAAATCTTACAAAATTTCATGTTCAGATGAAAACCCCCATTTTTggaatgcaaatcatgaaattagaggTTGAAAGCACGACTTAATCATTGGATATCGAAGATTATAAGTTAAGATTACTTACCCAATCAATCAAACCCAAAAAGGTTCATTAGAATCACCTATCCTGAGCTCCCACAACTCAATAATGGTGAAAATGGGCTATTTGTCATTTTGGGGAATTTTCATTAACTGTTGGAAGGTCATTCTCCGCGATTGCGACCTGAGGTCCGCGAACGCGAAGACTAACTCCCCATAACCCTTTGTGAATGCAGTGGGGCTTCCGTGAATGTGAAGATCATCACACCATGTCCAGCGCGAATGCGGCAGGGCTCCTGCGAACGCGGAGGACAAACCTCTAGCCTTCCTCAATCGTAATCAAGCCTCCGCGAACGCAGAGAGGACTTCAGTTGACACACACCAACAAACAACTCAACATCTCAAACGTTTTGAATGAACTCTTGGAATTCATTCACAATTTCGAGCACACAGTTCAtttatgctaccctactaaatttgacatttcagactcaatagaATCGTCGAAATTTGAATTCAATGCCCCATTTACTCGAAATCTGATTAGTTGCAAACTAAACTACCTTCAggctcaaaaataccaaatTAAGCTTGCGATCTCTgaaaattcaaccaatactGCTCCTAGACCTAAAATCATCCCTCGAATCCAAAGGAATCGTCGGAAATCCATTTCGAGCATCCAAACTCTGAATGTTGACCTAAGTCAACCCTTGGTCTATATTTCCTTTAActttcaacttaagacctcaattCCACGATAAAACTGCAAAACTAAAATTGACAATTCTCGTAGATCATATTTCGTCTTTCGAAGCTGATGTCACTGACGAAATTCCATTTCGAGGTTCGTAGGTTCGGTTTGTACCAAAAATCACTTTTAAACAGCTTAAGCCTTTTGAAAACTCAAAACTTCCACTATTCTCAACTTTTCAAACGTACTCCAACACTAACtttaaaaactgataaaatatgACTCGGGACAACTATCAAGAGGggtaaaataatcattttatgaaaatttccaaaattgacctttaagatcattgcaattgtggCTTGTAATGATCCGTTTGTCATTATTCAATATTCCGCGATGGAGTCGTGAgggattttaattttttctaaataCAAATCCCTTCCCAAccattttatttaaaatcaacAACTAAAGTGGATCAGGTCAACAGAGCCTGCCGCAGCGAAAGTGCAATCGCCATAGAGAAGGCACGCAAGGCAAAATCCcgttaaattttctttttgggaTTTAAGTCCAAATCTAAGGAGGGTTACCTCCTCAAAAGGACCCTAGGTCAGGTCTTTGAGAAAGGAGCTCAAGAAAAGTGAAGAGgagaaactctccaagaaaACAACTCTactttttccttccaaattctCCGTCTGAAATCATGTTCACGGGCAAGAAGCGGAGCTGCACGGGTTCTAGGACAACAATTTGGCGTCGAGGAAGGCTATGATTTATACTTAAAGTATAGACTTGATTAATAAAATGTGTATAGATTGTAGAGTTGATGGAAATAGCATGATTAGGCTTCTGGCATGATGTCGTTATGTGGTTAGGATTACTGTCGATTATCCTTTAAAATTCGAAAGTTAGTTTAGTAAGGTTGGAATGGAACTTGCAAACTCAAAGTTTAGTAAGGGTGGAATGGAACTTGCAAACTCGATATAtagagttgaatggtatgtaaTTGGGGTAGGTTCTTGATGATGTAATGTTATACTTTGTATCAACCGTACTATCCACAATAAATTGATCAATATCATCCCTTCATTCCTTCATTGCCACCACATGTACAAACATTCATGTCCAATAAACTTCAAACAAAAGGACATTCGGGTATTAGAGTTGAGCGGACAAGCGATAAAAGAATGGGGAAAAGAGTAAAGACAAGACGAAAGCAAGAATTATGAAAGcaacgtatatatataccacAAAATTCGATATCTCTGATTTTTGTCAAATGGAACTTCCCTATGCAAGATTTTATGAAACCCAATACAAATGGTTATTCAAAAGGAAATATAGGGCCTTTCAGAGGTGGTGGTGTAATCTGAGGATGTGATTAGACACTGAAATTTTATAGGACTTTATCAGATGAGTTCTATTTCAGTTAGGATTTCTTTGAGGCTACTCTACCTTAGATCCTAATTCATGTTTATATAAATGGTATTATATTCCCATCTCGAAATTTcacaaattcatgaaatattcataAGGAGATCAAAATACACCAAACTCTACTTgataatcaaatatttcaagaagATCCACAATCCTTTCATggaaatcaaattcaaattgtcCTAGCTAGTTCGAGAAATACACGGCTAACAGCCCTCGAATCATGATGGAGATCAAATTCAAACCATCCTAATTTGAGAAATACGCCACTAACGACCCTCGAATCACGGAAAAATCTAAAGAGAGAATAATCAAGTGATAAACAGATTTGTACTCATAATattgatgaataaaattattctttttatttattttgtaattataatatattttcatactgAAAGAAAATTTGTTGCAAACAAATTAGCATGCCAGTGGGACCAAATTTGTCCTTCGTCTCTTCTCTCACAAATCAAATATGCAAATCTGAAGAGTGAGTACTTCAAGCCTCGTTTTTGAACACCATGAAGTAAGGGGCTTGTAGACACTGAAAGGGGCTTGTAGACACTGAAATTTTGTAGGACTCTACCAGACAAGTTCTATTTCAGTTAGGATTTTTGGGGGCCACTCTGTACTAAACCCtaattcatacttatataaataatattatattccCTCGAAAAGGCATCtagaaaatttcacaaattcatggaatattcataaagagatcaaaatataccaaactcttcttgataatcaaatacttcaagaagatccaCAAATCATTTTATGGAGATCAAATTCAAATCATCCTAACTAGTTCGAGAAATACACCACTAACGCCCTCAAATCATGATGGAGATAAATTCAAACCATCATAATTCGAGAAATACGCTACTAACGATCCTCGAATCACAGAAAAATCTAAAGAGAGAATAATCAAGTGATAAACAAATTTGTACTCATAATattgatgaataaaattattctttttatttattttgtaattataatatattttcataccGAAAGAAAATTTGTTGGAAAAAATGATAATCTTATTTGCCGTTGGATGATATTTAGGCACTAATACCAATAATGTTTCAAAAACTTTAGTCTTGAAGACAGGGCCGACTTATGCTTTTAAAATTACGTGAATTAGCGAATATTACTAGTGTATTATTTAATATAgctataattttatataattatgaaTTGCAGCTACAGTTTAATGAAATTTGCTATTATATAAATTTGGAAGCAAATTTAGGGGTTCATATGCAaatctttaaaataaatttatatatttttttgtatttgtatatttcggggctcatatacaaatcaataGGGGCTCATATATAAATCTCTGAaggtttgtatttgtatatatacaAAGCGAATTTAGGGGCTCAATTAGTATAATGCAATGAGATATATAAACGAGAGAGctcaatttgtataatgcagtGAGATATACAAACGAAAATTGGCATAACAACTGAAACTATAGTTATGGAATGTAATTAGACAAATTGTAGCTAAAGAGCCTAATTATGTTTCAAGTCTTTGTTATTTATGAAAGTTCCTCTATGGTAAATAAGGCACAAGCCTTAGtccctaatttttttttgggggggagggggcaaatttttaccaaaaataaattatgtcctaattttttttatagaaaaataaattatttattataaaaaatattatattatttaatttttttaaccccatttaaatagaaaaaatcaagaaaatattattttgtcttATTAAATTCTCTCCGCTAAcactcatattattttatttattcttttaacttgTTTTGTATTctccttcttcaattttttgaaaACTTAGAGTAatatcttattaaaaatatgaatCAATAATCGAAAGTGTTGAACAAAGTAAAttgcaaatttatttttatttcttcataAATTTTCAAGCATTACAACAAACATATTAAAGTGAGGTACACCAAGCTATCAACTTCTTGAATCAGATTCTATGGTTctgactcttatctttatttaaaatttgtcaACTTATTAATTGTAGAATTATGTTAACAATTTATATAagtgaaaatttcataaatgatatttataagatagtttattactagttatAACATGATTTTTTATCTTTCAAGTACTAACAGCTTAtaacaattttttaatataataaaataatttaaaagtattagaaaataacaaaataataaatgtattaattatttatcttCCTTAAATCACTCTAACCAATATAAATGGAAAAGATAATTTATAGTAATTGACATCTAATAAGGAGACTATAA
This Solanum dulcamara chromosome 1, daSolDulc1.2, whole genome shotgun sequence DNA region includes the following protein-coding sequences:
- the LOC129887228 gene encoding monothiol glutaredoxin-S1-like, with translation MERVMKLGAESPVVIFTKSSCCISHSIETLIRSFGANPIIYELDELPNGMEMEKALVELGCKPSVPAVFIGKELVGGSNEIMSLNLRGNKLKQLLIRANAIWV